A stretch of the Arvicola amphibius chromosome 8, mArvAmp1.2, whole genome shotgun sequence genome encodes the following:
- the LOC119821475 gene encoding 40S ribosomal protein S12-like, with protein sequence MAEEGIAAGGVMDVNAALQEVLKTALIHEGLARGIREAAKALDKRQTHLCVFASNCDEPMYVKLVEALCAEHQINLIKVDDNKKLGEWVGLCKTDREGKPRKVVGCVVVKDYGKESQAKDVIEEYFKCKK encoded by the coding sequence ATGGCCGAGGAAGGCATTGCTGCTGGAGGTGTAATGGACGTCAacgctgctcttcaagaggtgcTGAAGACCGCCCTCATCCACGAGGGCCTCGCACGTGGCATCCGCGAAGCTGCCAAAGCCTTAGACAAGCGCCAAacccatctctgtgtgtttgcatcCAACTGTGATGAGCCTATGTATGTCAAGTTGGTGGAGGCCCTTTGTGCTGAGCACCAAATCAACCTAATTAAGGTTGATGACAACAAGAAACTCGGGGAATGGGTAGGCCTCTGTAAAACTGATCGAGAGGGAAAGCCACGGAAAGTAGTTGGTTGTGTGGTGGTTAAGGATTATGGCAAAGAATCTCAGGCCAAGGATGTCATTGAAGAGTACTTCAAGtgcaagaaatga